From one Brachypodium distachyon strain Bd21 chromosome 4, Brachypodium_distachyon_v3.0, whole genome shotgun sequence genomic stretch:
- the LOC112268755 gene encoding protein enabled homolog isoform X2 has translation MEGMEERILAALSSKFETQTKGLEERFAAISATLSEQAMHLALVQTKVDLSLDSLGRVQQEQAVSKEPSDANIIKGKAPPPLIEPNPSSTLGMAGFGRGRPPPPPPPPPPPPRLQLGASSSQPQISG, from the coding sequence ATGGAAGGGATGGAGGAACGGATCCTGGCCGCATTGTCCTCCAAGTTCGAGACGCAGACCAAGGGCCTGGAGGAGCGGTTTGCCGCGATTTCTGCGACGCTGAGTGAGCAGGCGATGCACCTCGCTCTGGTGCAGACGAAGGTGGATCTGTCTCTCGATTCCCTTGGTCGAGTCCAGCAGGAGCAGGCGGTCTCTAAGGAGCCCTCGGACGCCAACATCATCAAGGGGAAGgcgccaccgccactgatTGAACCAAATCCGAGCTCGACGCTCGGCATGGCGGGCTTCGGCAGGGggcggccaccaccaccaccaccaccaccaccaccaccaccacgcctTCAATTgggcgcgtcgtcgtcgcAACCCCAG
- the LOC112268755 gene encoding protein enabled homolog isoform X1, protein MEGMEERILAALSSKFETQTKGLEERFAAISATLSEQAMHLALVQTKVDLSLDSLGRVQQEQAVSKEPSDANIIKGKAPPPLIEPNPSSTLGMAGFGRGRPPPPPPPPPPPPRLQLGASSSQPQIILVFN, encoded by the coding sequence ATGGAAGGGATGGAGGAACGGATCCTGGCCGCATTGTCCTCCAAGTTCGAGACGCAGACCAAGGGCCTGGAGGAGCGGTTTGCCGCGATTTCTGCGACGCTGAGTGAGCAGGCGATGCACCTCGCTCTGGTGCAGACGAAGGTGGATCTGTCTCTCGATTCCCTTGGTCGAGTCCAGCAGGAGCAGGCGGTCTCTAAGGAGCCCTCGGACGCCAACATCATCAAGGGGAAGgcgccaccgccactgatTGAACCAAATCCGAGCTCGACGCTCGGCATGGCGGGCTTCGGCAGGGggcggccaccaccaccaccaccaccaccaccaccaccaccacgcctTCAATTgggcgcgtcgtcgtcgcAACCCCAG